The Lycium ferocissimum isolate CSIRO_LF1 chromosome 1, AGI_CSIRO_Lferr_CH_V1, whole genome shotgun sequence genome includes a region encoding these proteins:
- the LOC132059414 gene encoding FAM10 family protein At4g22670-like isoform X3 has protein sequence MEASKLNELKQFVEQCKSDPSILSHPSLSFFTDYIQSLGGKLPTSAGEHKAKSYMVDESDEEMGDPENEDHKKGSAEEEKEEPEIIESDIELDESDIMDPDNDEPQQMGDPSVEVTEESRDVSQEAKSQAMEAISEGKLEEASELLTKAILLNPTSAIMYATRATVYIKMKKPNAAIRDANAALEINPDSAKGYKSRGIARAMLGQWGDAAKDLHVASKLDFDEEINAVLKKVEPNARKIEEHQKKYDRLRKEREDRKIERERQRRKAEAQAAYEKAKKQEESSSRRAGGMPGGFPGGMPGGFPGMPGGFPGMPGGFPGMPGGFSGGMPGGSPGGMPGGGSPGGMPGGGSPGGMPGGGSPGGMPGGMPGNIDYSKILNDPELMAAFQDPEVMAALQDVMNPANLAKHQANPKVAPIIAKMMGKFAGPK, from the exons TCTTGGTGGTAAGCTTCCTACGTCGGCTGGTGAACACAAAGCG AAGTCTTACATGGTGGATGAGAGTGATGAGGAAATGGGTGACCCTGAGAATGAGGATCATAAAAAAGGGTCTgctgaagaagaaaaagaggagCCTGAGATAATTGAATCCGATATCGAACTTGATGAAAGCGACATCATGGACCCTGACAATGATGAGCCACAACAG ATGGGAGACCCTTCTGTGGAGGTTACAGAGGAAAGCCGTGATGTTTCTCAAGAGGCCAAGTCTCAGGCCATGGAAGCGATTTCTGAAG GTAAGCTAGAAGAAGCAAGTGAACTTCTGACAAAGGCGATTCTCCTCAACCCTACATCAGCAATTATGTATGCAACCAGAG CCACTGTGTACATCAAAATGAAGAAGCCAAATGCTGCCATACGAGATGCAAATGCAGCCTTAGAG ATCAACCCAGATTCAGCTAAAGGATATAAATCACGTGGCATTGCACGAGCCATGCTTGGACAATGGGGCGATGCTGCCAAGGATCTTCACGTGGCTTCCAAGCTAGACTTTGATGAGGAAATAAATGCCGTGCTTAAGAAG GTTGAGCCTAATGCACGTAAAATTGAAGAGCACCAGAAGAAGTATGATAGGCTGCGTAAAGAACGAGAAGATAGAAAGATTGAGCGTGAGAGACAACGAAGAAAGGCTGAAGCTCAG GCTGCTTATGAGAAGGCCAAGAAGCAAGAAGAATCATCATCAAGGAGAGCTGGCGGCATGCCTGGGGGCTTCCCTGGTGGCATGCCCGGCGGCTTCCCTGGCATGCCTGGTGGCTTTCCTGGCATGCCTGGAGGCTTCCCTGGCATGCCCGGGGGGTTCTCTGGTGGGATGCCCGGTGGCTCTCCAGGAGGCATGCCCGGAGGAGGCTCTCCAGGAGGCATGCCCGGAGGAGGCTCTCCTGGGGGAATGCCCGGAGGAGGCTCTCCTGGAGGCATGCCCGGTGGGATGCCTGGTAATATTGACTACAGCAAAATACTGAAT GACCCTGAATTAATGGCAGCATTCCAGGATCCAGAAGTCATGGCTGCCCTCCAAGATG TGATGAACCCCGCTAATCTGGCGAAGCATCAAGCCAATCCCAAGGTTGCTCCTATTATCGCAAAGATGATGGGCAAATTTGCTGGACCAAAGTGA
- the LOC132059414 gene encoding FAM10 family protein At4g22670-like isoform X2: MVDESDEEMGDPENEDHKKGSAEEEKEEPEIIESDIELDESDIMDPDNDEPQQMGDPSVEVTEESRDVSQEAKSQAMEAISEGKLEEASELLTKAILLNPTSAIMYATRATVYIKMKKPNAAIRDANAALEINPDSAKGYKSRGIARAMLGQWGDAAKDLHVASKLDFDEEINAVLKKVEPNARKIEEHQKKYDRLRKEREDRKIERERQRRKAEAQAAYEKAKKQEESSSRRAGGMPGGFPGGMPGGFPGMPGGFPGMPGGFPGMPGGFSGGMPGGSPGGMPGGGSPGGMPGGGSPGGMPGGGSPGGMPGGMPGNIDYSKILNDPELMAAFQDPEVMAALQDGNYL; this comes from the exons ATGGTGGATGAGAGTGATGAGGAAATGGGTGACCCTGAGAATGAGGATCATAAAAAAGGGTCTgctgaagaagaaaaagaggagCCTGAGATAATTGAATCCGATATCGAACTTGATGAAAGCGACATCATGGACCCTGACAATGATGAGCCACAACAG ATGGGAGACCCTTCTGTGGAGGTTACAGAGGAAAGCCGTGATGTTTCTCAAGAGGCCAAGTCTCAGGCCATGGAAGCGATTTCTGAAG GTAAGCTAGAAGAAGCAAGTGAACTTCTGACAAAGGCGATTCTCCTCAACCCTACATCAGCAATTATGTATGCAACCAGAG CCACTGTGTACATCAAAATGAAGAAGCCAAATGCTGCCATACGAGATGCAAATGCAGCCTTAGAG ATCAACCCAGATTCAGCTAAAGGATATAAATCACGTGGCATTGCACGAGCCATGCTTGGACAATGGGGCGATGCTGCCAAGGATCTTCACGTGGCTTCCAAGCTAGACTTTGATGAGGAAATAAATGCCGTGCTTAAGAAG GTTGAGCCTAATGCACGTAAAATTGAAGAGCACCAGAAGAAGTATGATAGGCTGCGTAAAGAACGAGAAGATAGAAAGATTGAGCGTGAGAGACAACGAAGAAAGGCTGAAGCTCAG GCTGCTTATGAGAAGGCCAAGAAGCAAGAAGAATCATCATCAAGGAGAGCTGGCGGCATGCCTGGGGGCTTCCCTGGTGGCATGCCCGGCGGCTTCCCTGGCATGCCTGGTGGCTTTCCTGGCATGCCTGGAGGCTTCCCTGGCATGCCCGGGGGGTTCTCTGGTGGGATGCCCGGTGGCTCTCCAGGAGGCATGCCCGGAGGAGGCTCTCCAGGAGGCATGCCCGGAGGAGGCTCTCCTGGGGGAATGCCCGGAGGAGGCTCTCCTGGAGGCATGCCCGGTGGGATGCCTGGTAATATTGACTACAGCAAAATACTGAAT GACCCTGAATTAATGGCAGCATTCCAGGATCCAGAAGTCATGGCTGCCCTCCAAGATGGTAATTACCTTTGA
- the LOC132059414 gene encoding FAM10 family protein At4g22670-like isoform X4 — protein MEASKLNELKQFVEQCKSDPSILTDPSLSFFTDYIQSLGGKLPTSAGEHKAKSYMVDESDEEMGDPENEDHKKGSAEEEKEEPEIIESDIELDESDIMDPDNDEPQQMGDPSVEVTEESRDVSQEAKSQAMEAISEGKLEEASELLTKAILLNPTSAIMYATRATVYIKMKKPNAAIRDANAALEINPDSAKGYKSRGIARAMLGQWGDAAKDLHVASKLDFDEEINAVLKKVEPNARKIEEHQKKYDRLRKEREDRKIERERQRRKAEAQAAYEKAKKQEESSSRRAGGMPGGFPGGMPGGFPGMPGGFPGMPGGFPGMPGGFSGGMPGGSPGGMPGGGSPGGMPGGGSPGGMPGGGSPGGMPGGMPGNIDYSKILNDPELMAAFQDPEVMAALQDVMNPANLAKHQANPKVAPIIAKMMGKFAGPK, from the exons TCTTGGTGGTAAGCTTCCTACGTCGGCTGGTGAACACAAAGCG AAGTCTTACATGGTGGATGAGAGTGATGAGGAAATGGGTGACCCTGAGAATGAGGATCATAAAAAAGGGTCTgctgaagaagaaaaagaggagCCTGAGATAATTGAATCCGATATCGAACTTGATGAAAGCGACATCATGGACCCTGACAATGATGAGCCACAACAG ATGGGAGACCCTTCTGTGGAGGTTACAGAGGAAAGCCGTGATGTTTCTCAAGAGGCCAAGTCTCAGGCCATGGAAGCGATTTCTGAAG GTAAGCTAGAAGAAGCAAGTGAACTTCTGACAAAGGCGATTCTCCTCAACCCTACATCAGCAATTATGTATGCAACCAGAG CCACTGTGTACATCAAAATGAAGAAGCCAAATGCTGCCATACGAGATGCAAATGCAGCCTTAGAG ATCAACCCAGATTCAGCTAAAGGATATAAATCACGTGGCATTGCACGAGCCATGCTTGGACAATGGGGCGATGCTGCCAAGGATCTTCACGTGGCTTCCAAGCTAGACTTTGATGAGGAAATAAATGCCGTGCTTAAGAAG GTTGAGCCTAATGCACGTAAAATTGAAGAGCACCAGAAGAAGTATGATAGGCTGCGTAAAGAACGAGAAGATAGAAAGATTGAGCGTGAGAGACAACGAAGAAAGGCTGAAGCTCAG GCTGCTTATGAGAAGGCCAAGAAGCAAGAAGAATCATCATCAAGGAGAGCTGGCGGCATGCCTGGGGGCTTCCCTGGTGGCATGCCCGGCGGCTTCCCTGGCATGCCTGGTGGCTTTCCTGGCATGCCTGGAGGCTTCCCTGGCATGCCCGGGGGGTTCTCTGGTGGGATGCCCGGTGGCTCTCCAGGAGGCATGCCCGGAGGAGGCTCTCCAGGAGGCATGCCCGGAGGAGGCTCTCCTGGGGGAATGCCCGGAGGAGGCTCTCCTGGAGGCATGCCCGGTGGGATGCCTGGTAATATTGACTACAGCAAAATACTGAAT GACCCTGAATTAATGGCAGCATTCCAGGATCCAGAAGTCATGGCTGCCCTCCAAGATG TGATGAACCCCGCTAATCTGGCGAAGCATCAAGCCAATCCCAAGGTTGCTCCTATTATCGCAAAGATGATGGGCAAATTTGCTGGACCAAAGTGA
- the LOC132059414 gene encoding FAM10 family protein At4g22670-like isoform X1 — MEASKLNELKQFVEQCKSDPSILTDPSLSFFTDYIQSLGGKLPTSAGEHKAKSYMVDESDEEMGDPENEDHKKGSAEEEKEEPEIIESDIELDESDIMDPDNDEPQQMGDPSVEVTEESRDVSQEAKSQAMEAISEGKLEEASELLTKAILLNPTSAIMYATRATVYIKMKKPNAAIRDANAALEINPDSAKGYKSRGIARAMLGQWGDAAKDLHVASKLDFDEEINAVLKKVEPNARKIEEHQKKYDRLRKEREDRKIERERQRRKAEAQAAYEKAKKQEESSSRRAGGMPGGFPGGMPGGFPGMPGGFSGGMPGGSPGGMPGGGSPGGMPGGGSPGGMPGGGSPGGMPGGMPGNIDYSKILNDPELMAAFQDPEVMAALQDGNYL; from the exons TCTTGGTGGTAAGCTTCCTACGTCGGCTGGTGAACACAAAGCG AAGTCTTACATGGTGGATGAGAGTGATGAGGAAATGGGTGACCCTGAGAATGAGGATCATAAAAAAGGGTCTgctgaagaagaaaaagaggagCCTGAGATAATTGAATCCGATATCGAACTTGATGAAAGCGACATCATGGACCCTGACAATGATGAGCCACAACAG ATGGGAGACCCTTCTGTGGAGGTTACAGAGGAAAGCCGTGATGTTTCTCAAGAGGCCAAGTCTCAGGCCATGGAAGCGATTTCTGAAG GTAAGCTAGAAGAAGCAAGTGAACTTCTGACAAAGGCGATTCTCCTCAACCCTACATCAGCAATTATGTATGCAACCAGAG CCACTGTGTACATCAAAATGAAGAAGCCAAATGCTGCCATACGAGATGCAAATGCAGCCTTAGAG ATCAACCCAGATTCAGCTAAAGGATATAAATCACGTGGCATTGCACGAGCCATGCTTGGACAATGGGGCGATGCTGCCAAGGATCTTCACGTGGCTTCCAAGCTAGACTTTGATGAGGAAATAAATGCCGTGCTTAAGAAG GTTGAGCCTAATGCACGTAAAATTGAAGAGCACCAGAAGAAGTATGATAGGCTGCGTAAAGAACGAGAAGATAGAAAGATTGAGCGTGAGAGACAACGAAGAAAGGCTGAAGCTCAG GCTGCTTATGAGAAGGCCAAGAAGCAAGAAGAATCATCATCAAGGAGAGCTGGCGGCATGCCTGGGGGCTTCCCTGGTGGCATGCCCGGCG GCTTCCCTGGCATGCCCGGGGGGTTCTCTGGTGGGATGCCCGGTGGCTCTCCAGGAGGCATGCCCGGAGGAGGCTCTCCAGGAGGCATGCCCGGAGGAGGCTCTCCTGGGGGAATGCCCGGAGGAGGCTCTCCTGGAGGCATGCCCGGTGGGATGCCTGGTAATATTGACTACAGCAAAATACTGAAT GACCCTGAATTAATGGCAGCATTCCAGGATCCAGAAGTCATGGCTGCCCTCCAAGATGGTAATTACCTTTGA